A window from Limanda limanda chromosome 14, fLimLim1.1, whole genome shotgun sequence encodes these proteins:
- the esama gene encoding endothelial cell adhesion molecule a — MEVCATSRKLPLLSFTFLCGLSGILAQLQMPQTNMDVIKGKVVVLRASYSSTPGSDLSSNTVLWNFVSNDTQSIISYTKGSMIEGSSQFRGRVGFSTGMPSRDVSLYINNTQESDSGRYLCQVITADKILSRELSLDVKVPPGVPKCSLSGKPVLKGNVTLSCKSSSGKPIPVYKWRKTSPTSEVFFSPMLNEKTGTLKLSNLSSNMSGKYVCTASNPAGSETCFINLEIVTSTNVGMIVGATIGSVAGFIFLLLICFVFLSRRRRDSEDELANEIKEDAQAPKRVSWAKSGMGSDIISKNGTLSSIASSPHHKDPSNHHNNHHMQHYPQRPPSDTASIITATGSMAGYRPSRHHGASTPTHYSYNNNTTLPRGQAVPSEANTNGGSPPRPERYAQLPQAQALPLTFSHPQLQLQAAPSPPPLPNSGVTAANIARMGGVPIMVPAQNQAGSLV, encoded by the exons GCATATTAGCCCAGCTCCAGATGCCCCAAACCAACATGGATGTGATCAAGGGTAAGGTGGTGGTGCTGAGGGCCTCGTACAGCTCCACGCCAGGCAGTGACCTGAGCAGCAACACCGTCCTGTGGAACTTTGTCTCCAACGACACCCAGTCG ATCATCTCCTACACCAAAGGCTCCATGATAGAGGGGAGCTCCCAGTTTAGGGGCCGTGTTGGTTTCTCCACTGGCATGCCCTCGCGGGACGTGTCCCTGTACATCAACAACACCCAGGAGTCCGACTCAGGACGCTACCTCTGCCAGGTCATCACGGCCGATAAAATCTTATCCAGAGAACTCAGTCTTGATGTAAAGG TCCCGCCTGGTGTTCCTAAGTGCTCGCTATCAGGGAAGCCGGTGCTGAAAGGAAACGTGACTCTGAGCTGCAAGTCCAGTTCTGGGAAACCCATCCCTGTGTACAAGTGGAGGAAAACCAGTCCCACCTCTGAGGTCTTCTTTTCACCCATGCTCA ATGAGAAGACCGGCACTCTGAAGCTGAGCAACCTGAGCAGTAACATGTCGGGGAAGTACGTGTGCACAGCCAGTAACCCAGCCGGCTCCGAGACCTGCTTCATCAACCTGGAGATTGTCACAT CCACCAATGTGGGTATGATCGTTGGCGCCACCATTGGCTCAGTGGCCggcttcatcttcctcctcctcatctgctTCGTTTTCCTGTCGAGGAGGCGGCGAGACAGCGAGGACGAACTGGCCAACGAAATCAA ggAGGACGCTCAAGCTCCTAAGCGTGTGTCCTGGGCTAAGAGCGGCATGGGCTCAGATATCATCTCCAAGAATGGCACCCTGTCGTCCATCGCCTCCAGCCCGCACCACAAAGACCCCTccaaccaccacaacaaccacCACATGCAGCACTACCCCCAGCGTCCGCCCTCGGACACCGCCTCCATCATCACTGCCACTGGCAGCATGGCCGGCTACAGGCCGTCACGCCATCACGGAGCCTCCACCCCTACCCACTAcagctacaacaacaacaccacccTGCCACGTGGGCAGGCCGTCCCCTCTGAAGCCAACACCAACGGTGGCTCCCCACCCAGACCGGAGCGCTACGCCCAGCTGCCCCAGGCCCAGGCGCTGCCACTGACCTTCAGCCAtcctcagctgcagctccaggccgctccctctcctccaccactgccCAACTCTGGTGTGACCGCCGCTAACATCGCCCGTATGGGAGGGGTGCCCATTATGGTGCCAGCACAGAACCAGGCCGGATCGCTGGTCTAA